In Beggiatoa leptomitoformis, the genomic window CAATTACTATAAATAAAAACAATTTATTATGCAGTTTACAACGACTACACCACCATGACAGACAAGCCCTCGCACCCGCACATTCTTATCGTTGATGATAAACCTGCAAATATCCAATTTTTGGGTATGGTGCTGCGACAACAAGAATATCTTATCAGTGTTGCGCAAGACGGCTATCAAGCCATTCGGATTGTCGACAAAATTACGCCCGATTTAATTCTGCTCGATATTATGATGCCCGGTATAGATGGTTTTGAAACCTGTTTACAACTCAAAAAAAAACCACACACTAATAGCGTCCCGATTATTTTTCTAACTGCAAAAGATGATGCAGAAGATATTATTAAAGGGTTTCAACTGGGTGCTGCGGATTATGTTACTAAACCATTTAACTCATCCGTTTTGCTCGCACGGGTTGCAACGCACTTAGCATTACGCCAAAAAACGCAACAATTAGAACAACAACAGCAAGAAATTAAAACCGCCCTGCAAATTAGCCAAGAAAAATATCGCTTTCTTGTAGAAAATCAAACCGATTTTGTTATAAAACTAGACGCACAAGGGCGATTTTTATTCGCCAGTCCCTCCTATTGCGAAAAACTGCAAAAAACGGAAGAACAATTATTAAACACATTTTTTAGCCAACACTTACTTACTGAAGAACAAGAAGTATTTCATCATATTTGTACCGTTTTACAACAAGCACCGCATATTTACAGCGTAGAACTACAACTTTTACAACCTGATGCTATTCATTGGATTGCATGGTCATGCAAAGCAATTTTAAATCCACAAGGACAGTTAACAGAAATTATCAGTGTAGGACGCGATGTAACGGCTCGCCGTCAAGCGGAAGAAAAAGCCCGCCAAACCTTGCATGAACTGGCGCACATTTCCCGCCTCAACTCTATGGGAGAAATGACGACCGCGCTAGCCCACGAAATAAATCAGCCATTAACAGCAATTTTAAGTTTTGCTCAGGCGGGATTACGCTTATTAGACAGCCCTCATCTTGAGTTAGAAGATTTGCGGCTTGCTTTAGAAGGCATTGAACGAAATGGTAAATTATCCAGTGAAATTATTAAACGGATTCGTTTTTTTGCCCGCAAAGATAAACAACTACATAAACAACCTTTAGATATTAACCAGTTAATTAAAGAAGTTGAATATTTAGTGCGTCCTGAATTACGTCGTAATCAGGTGAATTTAAGCCTGCATCTTTTACCAATACCATTCATGACGATTGTAGATAATATACAAATTCAACAGGTTATATTAAACTTAATTCGTAATGCGATGGATGCTATTTTGTCAGCAACAACGGTATTACGCGAAATCATTATTAAAACGCAAATAGTTGCTAAAAACTATTTAGAAGTTGCTGTCTTTGATACAGGTATTGGTATAGACCCACAGATTAAACAGACGCTTTTTGAACCATTTATTACCACAAAAGCCCATGGGATTGGTATCGGTTTATCGATTTGTCGCTCGATTATTGAAGAACATGGTGGACAATTACAATTTATGGATAATCCACAAGGGGGAAGCATTTTTCTTTTTACCCTGCCCATTAATGAGACTGAACAATGATAAAAACTATTGAACCACGCGTCTTTGTTGTCGATGATGAACCCGATGTCAGGGCAGCAATTCGTTTATTATTGAAAACCGTCGGCTTGAAAGTTGAAATCTTCGAGTCAGCCATTGAGTTTTTACAAAAATATCAAATGGAATGGGCAGGTTGTTTAATTGTTGATGTCCGAATGCCCGGTATGAGCGGTTTAGAATTACAAGCAAAGTTGCATGAAATGCGTTCACCTTTAGCCCTGTTAGTCATTTCGGGACATGGTGAGGTGGAAATGGCCGTAAAAGCAGTGAAGGCGGGCGCAATAGATTTTATTCAAAAACCCTTTAGTGACCAACATTTACTAGATTGTGTACAAGAAGCCTTACAATCTGGTGTCAGTGCCTATCAACGTTATGCAGAAGAGACAGAAATCACGGGTCGTTACAACACATTAACAGCACGCGAAAAAGAAGTGATGTGGCTGGTTGTCGAGGGTAAGTCTAACAAACTCATTGGAATGGATTTAAATATTAGTGTGCGAACAGTAGAAATTCACCGTGCGAGGGTGATGGAAAAACTAATGGCAGATACTTTTCCTGCATTAATGCGGGTTGTTGCGGTGGTGGAAAAAATCAAAGAGTGATAAACCCTATTTTTTATTAGAAAAGGAACGAAATAAATTCGTCCCTCTCTTTATCAACCAGTAAATAGGTTATTAGCTTGTCTTAATAAACGCTTGGTTACCCATATAACGCAAAATCACATAACCAAATACGGCAGATAGTAAAGACCCTGCAATAACGCCTAATTTGACTTGATTGGCATAATCACCTTCGTTTCCAAATGCGAGCCCACCAATAAATAAGCTCATGGTAAAGCCTATTCCACATAAAACAGCAACACCATAAACTTGCATCCAAGTTGCGTGTTCGGGTAATTTGGCAATTTTAAATTTAATGGCTAACCATGTAAAACCAAGCACACCCACCTGTTTGCCTAAAAACAAACCCAGCATAATGCCTAACGGTACCGCGCCTGTTAACGTTGCTAATGAAACGCCTACAAACGAAACACCTGCATTAGCAAAGGCAAAAATCGGCATAATAGCGAAGGCAACCCAAGGATGTAAAACATGTTCTAAATGACGGAGGGGAGAGTGTCCTGTATCATCACCTTTGGTACGTAAAGGGATAAATATCGCCAATGCGACCCCTGCTAAGGTTGCGTGAATACCTGATTTTAAAACACAAACCCATAAAATAACCCCAAGAATAATATAAGGTGTAATACGGGTTACACGTAGCATATTAAGCACTGCGAGGGCAATAATTGCCCCGCCCGCGTAGTACAAGGGGGTCAGTTCTAAACCATGTGCAGAATAAAAGGCAGCGATAATAATAATCGCCCCCATATCATCAATAATGGCTAGTGCTAACAAAAAAATCCGTAAGGAATCAGGAATAATTCCCTTGAGTAACACTAAAACGCCCAAAGAAAAAGCAATATCTGTTGCCGCAGGAATTGCCCAACCTTGCAACGAATCTGCCTGTCCCCAATTGACTGCTGTATAAATAATGGCAGGTACTAACATCCCGCCAATTGCCGCCAGTAACGGTAAAATGGCTTGTTGCAAAGAAGCTAATTGCCCTTCTAATAATTCCCGTTTTAATTCCAAGCCGATGAGAAAAAAGAAAACCGCCATTAATCCATCGTTAATCCATAATAAAACATATTTATCAAGATTAATTTCCCCTAAGCGAATACCTAATGGTAGGTGCAAAAACCCTTGATAAATATCACTTAAAATTGGCGTGTTATTCATTAATAATGCTAACACCGCCGCACCAAGTAACAGAATACTACTTGCGGATTCTAACTTGAAAAAGTCCTGTAACGCACTTTGGAACTGTACTCTTGCCATCGGATACCTCATGAGATTTATTGAAAGATTAAACAATGCAATATGCCCTTAAACGCGATAAATCCACGCCTAATGCGCCAAAAACTAAAAAAGTTACTGATAGAAAATCTTGGCAATAGGTGGTATTTTAAAGAGGCTTATCAAGTTTTTATATAATTCCCATTAATTATCAATAAACTAAAACAATATTTTTTAATTGGGCTTATTTATCCCAGTAAACAGCCTTATCAGGCAATATCCACCGTATGCCGCCTCGGGGTTCTACAGTATCACTTTGATAACGTGGAATTAAATGAATATGTAAATGCGGAACAGTTTGTCCTGCAACTGCACCATCATTAATCCCAATATTGTACGCATCAGGTTGATATTGTGTCTGAATATTTACTTTTGCGATTGCTAACGCACTGAATAAGGCTAATTGCTCTGTTTCAGTTGCCTCAAACCATGAGGCATAATGTCGACGCGGAATAATTAATGTATGTCCTTGTGAAACAGGGAATTTATCCCTAATAACAAAGACTAATTCATCATCATAAACCCGTTGTGATGTAGGATTAAGCATTAATGCACAAAAGGGACATTGAAAAGACATATATATTTCCTCGCATAACCAGCATTTATTATGAATTAATCTGCATTATCTGTGTTATCGTTTAAGCACGATTTAGCCCACATAATCAGTTATCACATACCTAACCAATTGTATTACAAAGTTATGGCGACATTAGAAATAACCGATAGCCTAATGGTCAACCCATTTAAAACCGCGAAATATTTCACAACCCCTGAATTAACACAGCGGTTAAATCTTATTTTGCATCTACTCCAAAACAGTGAACAATTACTCCTGATTCTTGCTGAAGAAGGATGTGGCAAGACCACTTTATTACAACAGCTTAAAGAGAAATCACAAGAAAACTGGTGGATTTATAGCCCAAGTAGTAGCCCTGCACTTGCACCTGATACTCTCGCAACAGCATTACTACAAGCGTTTAATATCCGTCAGGAGGGAAAAAGTCTTGCGACATTACAAGAATTATTGCGCGTCCAAATCGCAACCGCTCGTTATAATGGACAACTTCCCATTTTAATGGTGGACGACGCGCATAAATTACCGTTAAAAACCTTAGAATTAATCATAGAACTTGCCATTCTTGGCGAACCACAAACACATTTACGTGTGCTATTGCTATGTGAACCCCAAATTACCAGTATTCTTGCCGCACCTGAATTTGAAGTGGTACACAATACACTGATTCATACCTTGGATATTCCCCCTTTATCCATAGAACAAATGTTTTACTACATTGATGCTTACTTAGTAGATACACCTTATCAAACCCAAAAACTTTTCTCTGCGGAAGTCATTCGCAAAATTTACCATTTATCAGAAGGCATTCCCGGTGAAGTTAATCTATTGGCTGAACAAGTGTTGCATAATGCGCTTTTAGAACGAGAACGATTAGTCAATGCCCATCAACATAAATTCCTCTGGGGAACATTTATTGTATTAATCTTGTTGGGCATAGGTGCATTTTTATGGGTAGAATATCCAGAATTACTCATCGGTAACGACAATCATTTGCGGATGACTGACCCCGCAACGCCCCTAAGCCTGCCAACACAACCCACCCCAACTAACGCCACAATTGCCCCTACAGACCCTATTGCCAAACAACTGGGTTATGATGCTGAATTACAAGTAAAAGCACAAACTATTATTCCTTTAACCACCGTCTTGCTTGTTGCAACAGCAGAAAAAAGCACAGAAAACCCCGCTAACCCCGAACAGCCATTACCGCAAAAACAAGCAAATGATTTTGACACTATCTTGTTGGGCGTAAAAAATATCAATGATGCAAGCTGGTTACGGGTGCAAAACCCAAATGCTTATACCCTGCAAATTTTAGGTGCGCACGATTACACGACGTTACAACCTTTTTTGCAAACACATCAATTGAGTGAAGTGGCTGTTTTTAAAACGCTTTATCGTGATAAAGAATGGTATGTTGTAACAACAGGTATTTATCCTTCACGCAAAGCAGCAGAACAAGCCCTTGCGAGTTTACCCAGCGAATTACGTGAACAAACACAACCTTGGATTCGTACCCTTGCAAGTATTCAAACACGTCTTGCTAAATAAATTAGTGTAAAACGCAAAGCCTCCATTTTTTATTGACGCATCAAATTTCAGTCAGTCATCACCCTACAATCAGTTTTATCAGACATAAAAAAACCGCAACAAACAGGTTGCGGTTTTACAAACAGGGTTAAAAAATCCTATTTAACGTCGACGTTTATCATTTCGTAGCATTTGTTTAATATCTGCACCAATGGGTAAACTATAATCAAATGAAGCCATAATGCTATTATCATGTGTATTTAACATTTTAGCAGTGACATAAACCCGACTTTTACTTTCTGCATACGTTCCAACAACGACTGCAACGGCATCATGTTCTGAGCTTAAATCTTTGAGTTCACGAGATAGTAAAAATTCCCCTTCATTAGGATATTGATTGCCCTTCACAAAAATGCTGTCGCTACGGAGTTTAACTTCTACCACTTTTAAACCACTTTGTGAAATCCGCGAGCCGATTTGTTCTGCAATCATCCGTCCTAAAGTGGAAGATTGTTGCACATCATCCACATTAACAAAACTAGCTACTAATAAGGGTTTCGTGCGATTGAGATTGAGTTTTTCTGCATTCACTAACAAGGCATCTGCCACAACATAGCTGGCTTCAACTAAATTAACATCAGGAATTTCTTCTTTTTTCGATTGAGAAGAACATGCTGTTAGAAAATAAGTACATAATGCCAGTATGCAAAAGGAACGAAGTGTTTTATTCATCATTCATTTACCACCCGCATTGATTTACCCATCGTATCATCATACTGGTCAGAATCACCTGTATTAATGTAGTAAATGCCAGTATCCGCAAAGAAGTGTTGTTGACCGCGTGTCGCTGTTAACGTAATCACAACTTCTGTATTGGTTTCTCCGGGTAAATACATATCGGCAGCGGCATTAATATCCATTCCAACCGTAATGGGGAAAACAGCCAGTGCTGCTTTTTCCCATGTATCCACAGCTTGTGCAACTAACCAAACGCCACCCGCTAAGGCGGTATAAATGCCGGGTGGTGGATAGCTCAACCTTCTGTCATTATGCTGAATAACTTGTATATCATAATCAATAACCATTACGTTATTGTCAAATGCAATCGCATCTACATAACCCGAGCCACCCTGCGAAGGTCTTGCCCGATTCGTAATGACTGACACCCCACGCCTTACTAATTGTGTTGTCAGTAAATGATAAAAAGTTTGGCTAAATTGTGAACGCTTTTTATCGGGTTCTGGAATATAAATATCAGGGAATTGTTCAGGCGCGCCAAACCCTGCTTCCAATGTTGCTTTTAAACGT contains:
- a CDS encoding response regulator, which gives rise to MTDKPSHPHILIVDDKPANIQFLGMVLRQQEYLISVAQDGYQAIRIVDKITPDLILLDIMMPGIDGFETCLQLKKKPHTNSVPIIFLTAKDDAEDIIKGFQLGAADYVTKPFNSSVLLARVATHLALRQKTQQLEQQQQEIKTALQISQEKYRFLVENQTDFVIKLDAQGRFLFASPSYCEKLQKTEEQLLNTFFSQHLLTEEQEVFHHICTVLQQAPHIYSVELQLLQPDAIHWIAWSCKAILNPQGQLTEIISVGRDVTARRQAEEKARQTLHELAHISRLNSMGEMTTALAHEINQPLTAILSFAQAGLRLLDSPHLELEDLRLALEGIERNGKLSSEIIKRIRFFARKDKQLHKQPLDINQLIKEVEYLVRPELRRNQVNLSLHLLPIPFMTIVDNIQIQQVILNLIRNAMDAILSATTVLREIIIKTQIVAKNYLEVAVFDTGIGIDPQIKQTLFEPFITTKAHGIGIGLSICRSIIEEHGGQLQFMDNPQGGSIFLFTLPINETEQ
- a CDS encoding response regulator transcription factor, with product MIKTIEPRVFVVDDEPDVRAAIRLLLKTVGLKVEIFESAIEFLQKYQMEWAGCLIVDVRMPGMSGLELQAKLHEMRSPLALLVISGHGEVEMAVKAVKAGAIDFIQKPFSDQHLLDCVQEALQSGVSAYQRYAEETEITGRYNTLTAREKEVMWLVVEGKSNKLIGMDLNISVRTVEIHRARVMEKLMADTFPALMRVVAVVEKIKE
- the nhaA gene encoding Na+/H+ antiporter NhaA, which produces MARVQFQSALQDFFKLESASSILLLGAAVLALLMNNTPILSDIYQGFLHLPLGIRLGEINLDKYVLLWINDGLMAVFFFLIGLELKRELLEGQLASLQQAILPLLAAIGGMLVPAIIYTAVNWGQADSLQGWAIPAATDIAFSLGVLVLLKGIIPDSLRIFLLALAIIDDMGAIIIIAAFYSAHGLELTPLYYAGGAIIALAVLNMLRVTRITPYIILGVILWVCVLKSGIHATLAGVALAIFIPLRTKGDDTGHSPLRHLEHVLHPWVAFAIMPIFAFANAGVSFVGVSLATLTGAVPLGIMLGLFLGKQVGVLGFTWLAIKFKIAKLPEHATWMQVYGVAVLCGIGFTMSLFIGGLAFGNEGDYANQVKLGVIAGSLLSAVFGYVILRYMGNQAFIKTS
- a CDS encoding HIT family protein, whose amino-acid sequence is MSFQCPFCALMLNPTSQRVYDDELVFVIRDKFPVSQGHTLIIPRRHYASWFEATETEQLALFSALAIAKVNIQTQYQPDAYNIGINDGAVAGQTVPHLHIHLIPRYQSDTVEPRGGIRWILPDKAVYWDK
- a CDS encoding AAA family ATPase produces the protein MATLEITDSLMVNPFKTAKYFTTPELTQRLNLILHLLQNSEQLLLILAEEGCGKTTLLQQLKEKSQENWWIYSPSSSPALAPDTLATALLQAFNIRQEGKSLATLQELLRVQIATARYNGQLPILMVDDAHKLPLKTLELIIELAILGEPQTHLRVLLLCEPQITSILAAPEFEVVHNTLIHTLDIPPLSIEQMFYYIDAYLVDTPYQTQKLFSAEVIRKIYHLSEGIPGEVNLLAEQVLHNALLERERLVNAHQHKFLWGTFIVLILLGIGAFLWVEYPELLIGNDNHLRMTDPATPLSLPTQPTPTNATIAPTDPIAKQLGYDAELQVKAQTIIPLTTVLLVATAEKSTENPANPEQPLPQKQANDFDTILLGVKNINDASWLRVQNPNAYTLQILGAHDYTTLQPFLQTHQLSEVAVFKTLYRDKEWYVVTTGIYPSRKAAEQALASLPSELREQTQPWIRTLASIQTRLAK
- a CDS encoding FlgO family outer membrane protein is translated as MMNKTLRSFCILALCTYFLTACSSQSKKEEIPDVNLVEASYVVADALLVNAEKLNLNRTKPLLVASFVNVDDVQQSSTLGRMIAEQIGSRISQSGLKVVEVKLRSDSIFVKGNQYPNEGEFLLSRELKDLSSEHDAVAVVVGTYAESKSRVYVTAKMLNTHDNSIMASFDYSLPIGADIKQMLRNDKRRR